The Streptomyces phaeolivaceus genome has a window encoding:
- a CDS encoding NHL domain-containing thioredoxin family protein — protein sequence MSDSTTEHPAPRRVRVRAPELIGQGGWLNTGGKQYTLADLRGKIVVLDFWTFCCINCLHVLDELRELEGKHRDTVVIIGVHSPKFAHEAEHGAVVDAVERYGVEHPVLDDPELATWQQFAVRAWPTLVVIDPEGYVVAQHAGEGHAHAIERLVAELEAEHGAKGTLRRGDGPYVAPEPEPTVLRFPGKALLLPDGDFLVSDTTRHRLVRLAPDGETVVRHYGSGERGFVDGSAEHARFSEPQGLALLDGGAVVVADTVNHTLRRLDPDTGNVTTLAGTGRQWWQGSPTSGPAWEVDLSSPWDVAVFGGKVWIAMAGVHQLWTYDPVDCTVAVAAGTTNEGLVDGPGDEAWFAQPSGLAAGADRLWLADSETSALRWVDLGGAVHTAVGTGLFDFGHRDGAAEQALLQHPLGVTVLPDGSVAISDTYNHALRRYDPATAEVTTLATDLREPSDAVLVGDDLVVVESARHRLTRLRLPEETVKVKAVAHRTRRAATEVAPGGVRLDIVFQAPAGQKLDERYGPSTRLLVSATPPELLLGGEGADTALSRALELNPSISEGVLHVSAMAASCDDDPANAYPACHVHQQDWGVPVRLTEGGTDRLPLVLAGMDEGDEGR from the coding sequence ATGAGCGATTCCACGACCGAGCACCCGGCACCCCGCCGTGTCCGTGTCCGCGCCCCCGAGCTGATCGGGCAGGGCGGCTGGCTGAACACGGGCGGGAAGCAGTACACCCTCGCCGACCTGCGGGGAAAGATAGTGGTGCTGGATTTCTGGACGTTCTGCTGCATCAACTGTCTGCATGTCCTCGACGAGCTGCGGGAGCTGGAGGGGAAGCACCGGGACACGGTGGTGATCATCGGCGTGCACTCGCCGAAGTTCGCGCACGAGGCCGAGCACGGGGCGGTGGTGGACGCCGTCGAGCGGTACGGCGTGGAGCACCCGGTGCTGGACGATCCGGAGCTCGCCACCTGGCAGCAGTTCGCGGTACGGGCCTGGCCGACGCTGGTCGTGATCGACCCGGAGGGGTACGTGGTCGCCCAGCACGCAGGCGAGGGGCATGCGCACGCCATCGAGCGGCTGGTCGCCGAGCTGGAGGCCGAGCACGGCGCCAAGGGCACGCTGCGGCGCGGCGACGGACCGTATGTGGCGCCGGAGCCCGAGCCGACCGTGCTGCGCTTCCCCGGCAAGGCGCTGCTTCTGCCGGACGGCGACTTCCTCGTCAGCGACACCACCCGGCACCGGCTGGTCCGGCTGGCACCGGACGGCGAGACCGTCGTACGGCACTACGGCTCGGGCGAGCGCGGATTCGTGGACGGCAGCGCGGAGCACGCCCGCTTCAGCGAGCCGCAGGGACTGGCGCTGCTGGACGGCGGCGCCGTGGTCGTCGCCGACACCGTGAACCACACCTTGCGCCGGCTCGACCCGGACACCGGCAATGTCACGACGCTCGCGGGCACCGGCCGCCAGTGGTGGCAGGGCTCACCCACCTCGGGGCCCGCCTGGGAGGTCGACCTGTCCTCGCCGTGGGACGTGGCGGTGTTCGGCGGCAAGGTGTGGATCGCGATGGCCGGGGTCCACCAGCTGTGGACGTACGACCCGGTGGACTGCACGGTCGCCGTCGCCGCCGGGACGACGAACGAGGGGCTGGTGGACGGGCCGGGCGACGAGGCCTGGTTCGCGCAGCCCTCGGGGCTGGCCGCCGGCGCCGACCGGCTCTGGCTCGCCGACTCCGAGACGTCCGCGCTGCGCTGGGTCGACCTCGGCGGGGCGGTCCACACGGCGGTCGGGACGGGCCTCTTCGACTTCGGGCACCGGGACGGCGCCGCCGAACAGGCGCTGCTCCAGCATCCGTTGGGTGTCACCGTCCTGCCCGACGGCTCGGTGGCGATCAGCGACACCTACAACCACGCGCTGCGCCGCTACGACCCGGCGACGGCCGAGGTCACCACACTGGCCACGGACCTGAGAGAGCCGAGCGACGCCGTGCTCGTCGGGGACGACCTCGTGGTGGTCGAGTCCGCTCGGCACCGGCTGACCCGGCTGCGGCTGCCGGAGGAGACGGTGAAGGTCAAGGCCGTGGCCCATCGCACACGGCGCGCGGCCACCGAAGTCGCCCCCGGCGGCGTGCGGTTGGACATCGTTTTCCAGGCCCCGGCGGGTCAGAAGCTGGACGAGCGGTACGGACCCTCGACCCGGCTCCTGGTCTCCGCCACTCCTCCCGAACTGCTGCTCGGGGGTGAGGGCGCGGACACCGCCCTGTCCCGCGCCCTCGAACTGAACCCGTCCATATCCGAGGGCGTCCTCCACGTCTCGGCGATGGCGGCGTCCTGCGACGACGACCCGGCGAACGCGTACCCGGCCTGCCATGTCCACCAGCAGGACTGGGGCGTGCCGGTCCGGCTCACGGAGGGCGGGACGGACAGGCTGCCGCTGGTGCTGGCGGGAATGGACGAGGGGGACGAGGGCCGCTAG
- a CDS encoding cupin domain-containing protein — MEPKAPVSLTEALASFDALWSPRIVTTVNDYDIRVAKVEGEHLWHVHDSTDEFFLVVEGELHIGLREAAGERTVVLPRGSVFTVPRGVEHKPYAPVPAAILVIEPTGTSTVGDRHDEVPDHVDETTGHALS, encoded by the coding sequence ATGGAACCCAAGGCACCCGTTTCCCTGACCGAGGCGCTCGCCTCCTTCGACGCGCTGTGGAGCCCCCGCATCGTCACCACCGTCAACGACTACGACATCCGCGTGGCCAAGGTCGAGGGCGAGCATCTCTGGCACGTCCACGACAGCACGGACGAGTTCTTCCTGGTCGTCGAGGGGGAACTGCACATCGGCCTGCGGGAGGCGGCCGGCGAACGCACGGTCGTCCTGCCGCGGGGCTCCGTCTTCACCGTGCCGCGAGGCGTCGAGCACAAGCCGTACGCCCCGGTCCCCGCCGCGATCCTCGTCATCGAGCCGACGGGCACCAGCACGGTCGGCGACCGCCACGACGAGGTTCCGGACCATGTGGACGAGACCACGGGGCACGCGCTGAGCTGA
- a CDS encoding GlxA family transcriptional regulator, whose amino-acid sequence MPQGSSQRRGPIPSPCPSPPPPPPSPHRVAVIVDEATNPFEVGVATELFGLPRPELGLPAPLYEVTLCTPGPEVRMNHGFFTLTGAADLDAVDDADTLIVPGHPDNVVPRGAAVLDAVRRAHARGARVVSFCTGTFALAEAGVLDGRRATTHWRWAEAFRELHPKVRLEPDVLYVDEGDLLSSAGSAASLDLGLHLWRRDHGAEIANAVSRRLVFASHRDGGQRQFVERPVPHVRDESLGPVLAWAQERLDTPLTVADLAGRAAVSPATLHRRFRAQLGTTPLAWLIGERVTLARRLIERGEHRLDVVAERSGLGTAANLRARLRQETGLSPSAYRRRFGAAPGERLKA is encoded by the coding sequence ATGCCGCAAGGATCCTCGCAACGCCGGGGCCCGATCCCGTCCCCGTGCCCGTCCCCGCCTCCTCCTCCGCCCTCTCCCCATCGCGTCGCGGTGATCGTCGACGAGGCCACCAACCCGTTCGAGGTGGGTGTGGCGACCGAGTTGTTCGGGCTGCCTCGGCCCGAGTTGGGGCTGCCCGCGCCGCTGTACGAGGTGACGCTGTGCACCCCCGGGCCGGAGGTCCGGATGAACCACGGGTTCTTCACCCTGACCGGGGCCGCGGACCTCGACGCCGTCGACGACGCCGACACCCTGATCGTGCCGGGCCACCCCGACAACGTCGTACCGCGCGGGGCCGCCGTGCTCGACGCCGTCCGGCGCGCCCACGCGCGCGGGGCGCGGGTCGTGAGCTTCTGCACCGGCACCTTCGCGCTGGCGGAGGCCGGCGTGCTCGACGGACGCCGGGCCACCACCCACTGGCGCTGGGCCGAGGCGTTCCGGGAGCTGCATCCGAAGGTCCGGCTGGAACCGGACGTGCTCTATGTCGACGAGGGCGATCTGCTGAGTTCCGCCGGCAGCGCGGCCTCGCTCGACCTGGGGCTGCATCTGTGGCGCCGGGACCATGGCGCGGAGATCGCCAACGCGGTGAGCCGGCGGCTGGTCTTCGCCTCCCATCGCGACGGAGGGCAGCGGCAGTTCGTGGAGCGACCCGTTCCGCATGTGCGGGACGAGTCCCTGGGCCCCGTGCTGGCCTGGGCGCAGGAGCGGCTCGACACCCCGCTCACGGTCGCCGACCTCGCCGGTCGCGCGGCCGTGTCACCGGCCACCCTGCACCGCCGCTTCCGCGCCCAGCTCGGTACGACACCGCTGGCCTGGCTCATCGGGGAACGCGTGACCCTGGCCCGGCGGCTCATCGAGCGCGGCGAGCACCGGCTCGATGTCGTCGCCGAGCGCAGCGGTCTCGGGACCGCCGCGAATCTGCGCGCCCGGCTGCGCCAGGAGACCGGCCTGAGCCCTTCGGCCTACAGACGACGTTTCGGAGCGGCCCCCGGGGAACGCCTGAAGGCATGA
- a CDS encoding LURP-one-related/scramblase family protein: MRFLVRDRLLGIGDDYWIEDEHGRKAFLVDGKAMRLRDTFELKDTRGQVLIDIRRKMFALRDTMVVERAGEPLATVRRKRLSLLRNHYRVALADGTELDVSGKILDREFVIEYDGELLARISRRWLRVRETYGLDVVRDDADPALLIAVTVCVINLSEREREDR, encoded by the coding sequence ATGAGATTCCTCGTGCGCGACCGGCTCCTCGGTATCGGTGACGACTACTGGATCGAGGACGAACACGGCAGAAAGGCCTTCCTCGTCGACGGGAAGGCCATGCGGCTGCGGGACACCTTCGAGTTGAAGGACACCCGGGGGCAGGTACTGATCGACATCCGCCGCAAGATGTTCGCCCTGCGCGACACCATGGTCGTCGAACGGGCCGGCGAGCCCCTCGCCACCGTCCGCCGCAAGCGGCTGTCCCTGCTGCGCAACCACTACCGGGTCGCCCTGGCCGACGGCACGGAGCTCGATGTCAGCGGCAAGATCCTCGACCGTGAGTTCGTCATCGAGTACGACGGCGAACTCCTCGCGCGCATCTCCCGCAGATGGCTGCGCGTCCGCGAGACCTACGGCCTGGACGTCGTACGCGACGACGCGGACCCGGCGCTGCTGATCGCCGTCACGGTGTGCGTGATCAACCTGTCGGAGCGGGAGCGGGAGGACCGCTGA
- a CDS encoding carbon-nitrogen family hydrolase produces the protein MRASLIQIRVDEDESVDSRRRRVASLVREQAGADLVVLPELWTTGAFAFESFATAAEPLEGPTHEAMAKAASDAGVWLHAGSIPERAPDGSLYNTSLVFSPSGDLAAAYRKIHRFGFDKGEAVLMGAGSELVTLGLPDTTVGIATCYDLRFPELFRGLVDAGAETFVLCAGWPERRRAHWTLLARARAVENQAYVLACGTAGTHAGVPQAGHSIVVDPWGEVLAEAGPDEEVLTVEFDPTRVATTREQFPALKDRLLGLETPRR, from the coding sequence GTGCGCGCCTCGCTCATCCAGATCCGCGTAGACGAGGACGAATCGGTCGATTCGCGCAGGCGGCGGGTGGCGTCCCTGGTGCGGGAGCAGGCCGGTGCCGATCTTGTCGTCCTACCGGAGCTGTGGACCACCGGCGCATTCGCGTTCGAGTCCTTCGCCACGGCGGCCGAACCGTTGGAGGGGCCGACGCACGAGGCGATGGCCAAGGCGGCGAGCGACGCGGGTGTCTGGCTGCACGCGGGCTCGATCCCCGAGCGCGCACCTGACGGATCTCTCTACAACACCTCCCTCGTCTTCTCACCGTCCGGCGACCTCGCCGCCGCCTACCGCAAGATCCACCGCTTCGGCTTCGACAAGGGCGAGGCCGTGCTGATGGGCGCGGGCTCGGAACTGGTCACCCTCGGTCTGCCCGACACGACCGTCGGCATCGCCACCTGCTACGACCTCCGCTTCCCCGAGCTGTTCCGCGGTCTCGTCGACGCGGGCGCCGAGACCTTCGTCCTCTGCGCCGGCTGGCCGGAGCGCCGCCGCGCCCACTGGACCCTGCTGGCACGGGCGCGCGCCGTCGAGAACCAGGCCTATGTCCTCGCCTGCGGAACGGCCGGTACCCACGCGGGAGTTCCCCAGGCCGGCCACTCGATCGTGGTCGACCCCTGGGGCGAGGTGCTGGCGGAGGCGGGCCCCGACGAGGAGGTCCTCACGGTCGAGTTCGACCCGACGAGGGTCGCGACCACCCGGGAACAGTTCCCGGCCCTCAAGGACAGACTGCTGGGACTGGAGACACCGCGCCGCTGA
- a CDS encoding maleylpyruvate isomerase family mycothiol-dependent enzyme, translated as MSLHPTLQPYADAWTHSVDAISELVSPLVEGEWNRRTPCPGWSVRDVVSHVIGLDCEMLGDPRPIHTLPRDLYHVRTEHQRYMEMQVDARRHHTAPEMTSELEYTIIRRNRQLRNESRAPGHKIRGPLGTELTLEQAMRNRAFDVWVHEQDLRAALGMPGNLDSPGALVVRDELLSVLPKVVAEDAQAPRSSAVVFDVHGPVEFIRTVRVDIQGRGTLETSPALGPAATLTLDWETYVRLACGRVTADLVADRIKAEGDPHLIAAILRAFAVTV; from the coding sequence GTGAGTCTGCATCCCACTCTTCAGCCCTACGCCGACGCCTGGACCCACTCCGTGGACGCGATATCCGAGCTGGTGTCGCCGCTCGTGGAGGGCGAGTGGAACCGGCGGACGCCATGCCCGGGATGGTCGGTGCGCGACGTGGTCTCCCATGTCATCGGCCTGGACTGCGAGATGCTCGGCGACCCGCGGCCGATCCACACCCTGCCGCGCGACCTGTACCACGTACGGACCGAGCACCAGCGGTACATGGAGATGCAGGTCGACGCCCGCCGTCACCACACCGCGCCCGAGATGACCTCCGAGCTGGAGTACACGATCATCCGGCGCAACCGTCAGCTGCGGAACGAGTCGCGGGCCCCGGGGCACAAGATCCGTGGCCCGCTCGGCACCGAACTGACCCTCGAACAGGCCATGCGGAACCGCGCGTTCGATGTGTGGGTCCATGAGCAGGATCTGCGCGCCGCGCTGGGCATGCCCGGGAACCTGGACTCGCCGGGCGCGCTCGTCGTCCGTGACGAGCTGCTGTCCGTGCTGCCGAAGGTCGTCGCCGAGGACGCGCAGGCGCCGCGCAGTTCGGCCGTCGTCTTCGACGTCCACGGGCCGGTGGAGTTCATCCGCACGGTCCGCGTCGACATCCAGGGGCGCGGCACCCTGGAGACCTCCCCGGCACTCGGCCCCGCCGCCACCCTCACCCTCGACTGGGAGACCTACGTCCGTCTGGCCTGTGGCCGTGTCACCGCCGATCTCGTCGCCGACCGCATCAAGGCCGAGGGCGACCCCCATCTGATCGCGGCGATCCTGCGGGCCTTCGCGGTGACCGTGTAG
- a CDS encoding sulfite exporter TauE/SafE family protein — protein sequence MDVFDVLGLLLAATAAGWVDAVVGGGGLLLIPVLLLTFPHHAPATALGTNKVAAVMGTATAAYLYQRRARLDRSILLPAAALAVPSSALGALCAANVPTGYFRPVVMALLVGVALLVAVKPSFGVRHIEAAVTRRRRIAAVLLAGVGIGFYDGVFGPGVGTFLIITFTSLLATQFLESAAMAKVVNASSNLGALSVFAWQGNVLWALGMGMAVGNIAGAVLGSRTALKRGSGFVRVVLVVVVVGMVTKLAFDQFA from the coding sequence ATGGATGTCTTCGACGTGCTCGGACTGCTGCTCGCCGCGACGGCGGCCGGGTGGGTGGACGCGGTGGTGGGCGGGGGCGGCCTGCTGCTCATCCCCGTGCTGCTGCTGACGTTCCCGCACCACGCGCCCGCGACGGCGCTGGGCACCAACAAGGTCGCCGCGGTCATGGGGACCGCGACCGCCGCGTATCTGTACCAGCGGCGCGCCCGGCTCGACCGCTCGATACTTCTGCCGGCCGCGGCGCTCGCCGTGCCGTCCAGTGCCCTGGGCGCGCTGTGCGCGGCGAACGTCCCGACCGGGTACTTCCGCCCCGTCGTCATGGCGCTGCTCGTCGGCGTGGCGCTCCTGGTGGCCGTCAAGCCGTCGTTCGGCGTGCGGCACATCGAGGCGGCGGTGACCCGGCGGCGCCGGATCGCGGCCGTCCTGCTCGCGGGCGTCGGGATCGGCTTCTACGACGGGGTGTTCGGCCCCGGTGTCGGCACTTTTCTGATCATCACCTTCACCTCGCTGCTGGCCACCCAGTTCCTGGAGAGCGCGGCCATGGCGAAGGTCGTCAACGCCTCCTCCAACCTGGGCGCGCTCTCGGTGTTCGCCTGGCAGGGCAATGTGCTCTGGGCCCTGGGCATGGGCATGGCCGTCGGCAATATCGCCGGAGCCGTGCTCGGTTCACGGACCGCGCTCAAGAGGGGCTCGGGCTTCGTCCGTGTGGTGCTGGTGGTCGTGGTGGTGGGCATGGTGACGAAGCTGGCCTTCGACCAGTTCGCCTGA
- a CDS encoding MFS transporter: MSRPAISSSAGSLPGDPPGGRRALAVWGVGVSVYFVAVIFRTSLGVAGLDAADRFHVGASALSTFSILQLLVYAGMQIPVGLLVDRLGTKKVLTLGILLFTAGQIGFALSPSYGTALASRALLGCGDAMTFISVLRLGSRWFPARRGPLVAQMAGLVGMAGNLVSTLLLARLLHGVGWTAAFAGSSVAGLVVLVLTLLFLKDHPEGHEPEPFPHHGAAYVRRQIAASWREPGTRLGMWVHFTTQFPAMVFLLLWGLPFLVQAQGLSRGTAGELLTLVVLSNMVVGLVYGQIVARHHAARLPLALGTVLATAAVWATTILYPVLSSGEHAPMWLLIVLCTVLGACGPASMLGFDFARPANPPERQGTASGITNMGGFVASMTTLFAVGVLLDLTDDDYGIAFSAVFVLQALGLSQIFRLRGRAARRERERLVASRVETVHVPA, from the coding sequence TTGAGCCGCCCCGCCATATCCTCGTCCGCCGGGTCCCTGCCCGGGGACCCGCCCGGCGGCCGTCGCGCCCTCGCCGTCTGGGGCGTGGGTGTCTCCGTCTACTTCGTCGCCGTCATCTTCCGTACGTCTCTGGGCGTGGCCGGTCTCGACGCCGCCGACCGCTTCCACGTGGGCGCCTCCGCCCTGTCGACCTTCTCGATACTCCAGCTGCTGGTCTACGCGGGCATGCAGATACCCGTCGGCCTGCTGGTCGACCGGCTCGGCACCAAGAAGGTGCTGACCCTGGGCATCCTGCTGTTCACCGCCGGCCAGATCGGCTTCGCGCTGTCGCCGTCGTACGGCACGGCGCTTGCGTCGCGGGCGCTGCTGGGCTGCGGTGACGCGATGACCTTCATCAGCGTGCTGCGGCTGGGCAGCCGCTGGTTCCCGGCCCGGCGCGGTCCGCTTGTCGCACAGATGGCCGGCCTGGTCGGTATGGCGGGCAACCTGGTCTCGACGCTGCTGCTGGCCCGGCTGCTGCACGGGGTGGGCTGGACGGCGGCCTTCGCGGGCAGTTCGGTCGCCGGTCTCGTCGTCCTCGTCCTGACCCTGCTGTTTCTCAAGGACCACCCCGAGGGGCACGAGCCGGAGCCCTTCCCGCACCACGGGGCGGCGTACGTCCGGCGGCAGATCGCGGCGTCCTGGCGGGAGCCCGGCACCCGGCTCGGGATGTGGGTGCACTTCACCACGCAGTTCCCGGCGATGGTGTTCCTGCTGCTGTGGGGGCTGCCGTTCCTGGTCCAGGCGCAGGGGCTCAGCCGTGGCACCGCCGGTGAACTGCTCACCCTCGTCGTCCTGTCCAACATGGTCGTCGGACTGGTGTACGGCCAGATCGTCGCCCGGCACCACGCGGCGCGGCTGCCGCTGGCGCTCGGCACGGTCCTCGCGACGGCGGCGGTGTGGGCGACCACGATCCTGTACCCGGTGCTGTCCTCCGGCGAGCACGCGCCGATGTGGCTGCTGATCGTCCTCTGTACGGTCCTCGGCGCCTGCGGCCCGGCCTCGATGCTCGGCTTCGACTTCGCCCGCCCGGCGAATCCGCCGGAGCGTCAGGGCACCGCCTCCGGAATCACCAACATGGGCGGTTTCGTCGCCTCCATGACGACCCTCTTCGCGGTCGGCGTCCTTCTGGACCTGACCGACGACGACTACGGCATCGCCTTCTCCGCCGTCTTCGTCCTCCAGGCGCTGGGTCTGAGCCAGATCTTCCGGCTGCGCGGCCGTGCGGCCCGCCGTGAACGGGAACGGCTGGTGGCCAGCCGGGTGGAGACGGTGCACGTACCGGCGTAA
- a CDS encoding GntR family transcriptional regulator codes for MPSAPAPAPAVVKQPPAADRVYAHVKQGVLERRYEGGTLLTEGELAEAVGVSRTPVREALLRLEVEGLIKLYPKKGALVLPVSAQEIADVVETRQLVEEHAVRKTVPASPRLIERLEELLEQQKAQAAAGDLAGAAVTDRCFHAEIVRSAGNEILSRLYDQLRDRQLRMGVAVMHAHPDRITKTLIEHEQILRALRAGDAEAAVEIVHRHVNWFSNLARGEVR; via the coding sequence ATGCCCTCCGCCCCGGCCCCCGCCCCCGCCGTCGTGAAGCAGCCCCCCGCCGCCGACCGTGTCTACGCCCACGTCAAACAGGGCGTCCTGGAGCGCCGTTACGAGGGCGGCACGCTGCTCACCGAGGGCGAACTGGCCGAGGCGGTCGGCGTGTCCCGGACGCCGGTGCGGGAGGCCCTGCTGCGGCTGGAGGTCGAGGGGCTGATCAAGCTCTACCCGAAGAAGGGCGCCCTGGTGCTGCCCGTCTCCGCGCAGGAGATCGCGGACGTCGTCGAGACCCGTCAGCTGGTCGAGGAGCACGCGGTCCGCAAGACGGTCCCGGCCTCCCCGCGGCTGATCGAACGGCTGGAAGAGCTGCTCGAACAACAGAAGGCACAGGCCGCCGCGGGGGACCTCGCGGGCGCCGCGGTGACCGACCGGTGTTTCCACGCCGAGATCGTCCGCAGCGCGGGCAACGAGATCCTCTCCCGCCTCTACGACCAACTGCGCGACCGGCAGCTGCGGATGGGCGTCGCCGTGATGCACGCCCACCCCGACCGCATCACCAAGACGCTCATCGAGCACGAGCAGATCCTTCGGGCGCTGCGCGCGGGCGACGCGGAGGCGGCCGTGGAGATCGTGCACCGGCACGTCAACTGGTTCTCCAACCTGGCGCGGGGGGAGGTCCGTTGA
- a CDS encoding D-alanyl-D-alanine carboxypeptidase family protein — MTTGAMIATGVVGSAPAQAAVAKPTITAKGAFVMNSANGKVLFTKAADTKRLTASTTKAMTAKVVLSQSNLNLDAKVTIKKEYSDYIVKNGASSANLIVGDKVTVRQLLYGMMLKSGCEAAMALADKFGSGSTIAARTKNFIAKMNSTAKSLGMTNTKFDSFDGISKGANASTPRDLSKLAQNVMKNATFKKIVATKSYTAKTITKTGSTRTMAAWNNTNDLLGWKGTIGVKTGSGTEAKYCLIFAATRNGKTIVGTVLTSSSAANRTADVKKLMNYGFATL; from the coding sequence GTGACCACCGGTGCGATGATCGCGACCGGAGTCGTCGGCTCCGCTCCCGCGCAGGCCGCCGTCGCGAAGCCCACGATCACCGCCAAGGGCGCGTTCGTGATGAACAGCGCCAATGGCAAGGTCCTCTTCACCAAGGCCGCTGACACCAAGAGGCTCACCGCCTCCACCACGAAGGCCATGACCGCCAAGGTCGTGCTGTCGCAGTCGAACCTGAACCTCGACGCGAAGGTGACGATCAAGAAGGAGTACAGCGACTACATCGTCAAGAACGGTGCCTCGTCGGCCAACCTGATCGTCGGTGACAAGGTCACTGTCCGTCAGCTGCTCTACGGGATGATGCTGAAGTCGGGCTGCGAGGCCGCCATGGCGCTGGCCGACAAGTTCGGTTCCGGCTCGACGATCGCGGCCCGCACCAAGAACTTCATCGCCAAGATGAACTCCACCGCCAAGAGCCTCGGCATGACGAACACGAAGTTCGACTCGTTCGACGGCATCAGCAAGGGCGCGAACGCCTCGACCCCGCGCGACCTGAGCAAGCTCGCGCAGAACGTCATGAAGAACGCGACGTTCAAGAAGATCGTGGCGACGAAGTCGTACACGGCGAAGACCATCACCAAGACCGGCAGCACCCGCACCATGGCGGCGTGGAACAACACCAACGACCTGCTGGGCTGGAAGGGCACCATCGGCGTCAAGACCGGTTCCGGCACCGAGGCCAAGTACTGCCTCATCTTCGCCGCCACCCGCAACGGCAAGACGATCGTGGGCACCGTCCTCACCTCCTCCTCCGCGGCCAACCGCACGGCGGACGTGAAGAAGCTGATGAACTACGGCTTCGCCACGCTGTAA
- a CDS encoding DUF397 domain-containing protein codes for MSGFEFRRSTYSSGDAHGECVEVARNTPGTVAVRDSKDPDGRILRLTPRAWASFAEHVGRTRG; via the coding sequence ATGTCCGGATTCGAGTTCAGGAGGTCTACGTACAGCAGCGGCGATGCGCACGGCGAGTGCGTCGAAGTCGCTCGCAACACACCTGGCACCGTCGCCGTCCGGGACTCCAAGGACCCGGACGGGCGGATACTCCGGCTCACGCCACGGGCGTGGGCATCGTTCGCGGAGCATGTGGGGCGGACTCGGGGCTGA
- a CDS encoding Scr1 family TA system antitoxin-like transcriptional regulator produces the protein MRVQVVPFFAGAHPGLTSAFTVVSFAEPGALDLVQADTVSTKVWLESEADAARHNAIFDRLTRLGMARHESLSFIDNIRKEM, from the coding sequence GTGAGGGTGCAGGTCGTCCCGTTCTTCGCGGGTGCCCACCCGGGGTTGACCAGTGCCTTCACCGTGGTTTCCTTCGCCGAGCCGGGTGCCCTGGACCTCGTACAAGCGGACACGGTCTCGACGAAGGTCTGGTTGGAGAGCGAGGCTGATGCCGCGCGTCACAACGCGATCTTCGATCGCCTCACCCGGCTGGGGATGGCGCGGCACGAATCCCTCAGCTTCATCGACAACATCCGCAAGGAGATGTAA
- a CDS encoding SCO6880 family protein codes for MTCEDERREAMTARAQDVARASGQGVLRLTALIAVTVTDLEQLETACAELQADASSAGLEIRRVWGAQDDAFSVAALPLGLGLPDRRVGL; via the coding sequence GTGACCTGCGAGGACGAGCGCCGCGAGGCCATGACCGCGCGGGCCCAGGACGTCGCTCGTGCAAGCGGCCAGGGTGTCCTGCGGCTCACCGCGCTGATCGCGGTCACGGTCACCGACCTGGAGCAGTTGGAAACCGCGTGCGCCGAGCTCCAGGCGGACGCCTCGTCAGCGGGCCTGGAGATCCGCCGTGTGTGGGGAGCCCAGGACGACGCGTTCTCCGTCGCGGCTCTGCCTCTCGGCCTGGGCCTGCCCGACCGGCGGGTGGGTCTCTGA